A genomic stretch from Malus domestica chromosome 15, GDT2T_hap1 includes:
- the LOC103441760 gene encoding thioredoxin-like protein HCF164, chloroplastic: MVYTPKEPLFCLKWPWDMNPNPKNNTHSVCSFEGPWLFKSVQTIGSLAFNFVSSISLINNLKPFQMDARTGQGKTLKSKTVLSPEEQGEAEHRAFASALASAKEATVVEFYSPKCRLCNSLLNFVVEVESRNSEWLNIVMADAENEKWLPELLHYDIRYVPCFVILDKKGRALAKTGIPSSRLHVIAGLSHLLKMKRAHKSNS; the protein is encoded by the exons ATGGTTTATACTCCAAAAGAGCCTTTGTTTTGCCTAAAATGGCCATGGGACATGAACCCGAATCCAAAAAATAACACTCATAGCGTTTGCTCGTTTGAGGGTCCTTGGCTGTTCAAATCTGTGCAGACTATCGGGTCCCTTGCTTTCAATTTCGTCAGCTCAATTTCGTTGATCAACAACTTAAAGCCCTTCCAAATGGATGCAAGAACCGGCCAAGGTAAGACTTTGAAGTCGAAAACAGTCTTGAGTCCGGAAGAGCAGGGGGAGGCGGAGCATAGGGCGTTTGCCTCGGCATTGGCAAGTGCGAAAGAGGCTACAGTGGTTGAGTTTTATTCACCCAAATGCAGGCTGTGCAATTCTTTGCTTAATTTTGTTGTGGAGGTTGAGAGTAGGAACTCGGAGTGGCTTAACATTGTTATGGCTGATGCAGAGAACGAGAAATGGCTTCCCGAG CTCCTCCATTACGACATCAGATATGTGCCTTGCTTTGTTATACTGGACAAGAAGGGGAGGGCACTGGCGAAGACCGGGATTCCGAGCAGTCGACTGCACGTAATAGCAGGCCTCTCTCATCTTCTCAAGATGAAGCGTGCTCACAAAAGTAATAGCTGA